The following are encoded together in the Pseudomonas sp. Leaf58 genome:
- a CDS encoding HNH endonuclease — protein sequence MTYLPIALSVKRGAFRADHPHPPSSDALYRQARVKALKRDDFTCRFCGFKHEKNEVHHANDNHEDHSDDNLVTSCVLCHMCHHIGFAATQNRGKLIYLPGSQIDQAGLNQLVRMLWIAEHMSTGDLKNTASSLLSRLDRADIPAATLLGTSSPSIMADYMASLPDDEYQKRGLVLQDIYLLPNKQAYLPYLKLWIEGSKSYKPADWVETARQKFADWRDSV from the coding sequence ATGACCTACCTCCCTATCGCGCTCTCCGTCAAACGAGGCGCCTTTCGTGCCGACCACCCACACCCTCCTAGCTCGGACGCCCTATATCGGCAAGCCCGTGTAAAAGCGCTCAAGCGCGATGATTTCACTTGTCGCTTTTGCGGCTTCAAGCACGAGAAGAATGAAGTCCATCACGCCAACGACAACCATGAAGATCACTCCGATGACAACCTGGTGACTTCCTGCGTGCTTTGTCACATGTGCCACCACATTGGTTTTGCCGCCACGCAAAACCGGGGCAAGCTGATCTACCTGCCCGGCTCACAGATCGACCAGGCTGGGCTGAACCAGTTGGTGCGAATGCTCTGGATTGCGGAACACATGAGCACCGGGGATTTGAAGAACACCGCATCGAGCCTGCTCTCGCGCCTTGACCGTGCGGATATTCCTGCTGCGACCCTGCTGGGTACCAGCAGCCCCTCGATCATGGCTGACTACATGGCCAGCTTGCCGGACGATGAGTATCAAAAGCGCGGCCTGGTGCTCCAGGACATTTACTTGTTGCCCAACAAGCAGGCCTACCTGCCCTACCTGAAGCTTTGGATTGAGGGCTCGAAGAGCTACAAGCCGGCTGACTGGGTGGAGACTGCCCGGCAGAAATTCGCTGACTGGCGCGACAGCGTGTGA
- a CDS encoding ATP-binding protein: protein MSLSFTVASWMNKLLKSSVNHYCQFETANDPFTMVTREGGLMTAYEIKGTFGIMGPDATRAHIDSLVDSLSSALKRPGHRLQFVFRRDPLNSKQALRKSIQGAIRTLATLNMDLEQMVQERSDKLEKKTVLETCFLVITTSERALHPDILAGSKKERAEKAKRNGNLKPGEFGQSLNVEVPGIDMVHTGFVNQIISRLEEKLSLRKMKTHEFLHQIRRQITQYDTSDSWRPYLPGDRMAARLEQDTPVETDMSHIMFPDVGQQLFSREPKIAAEDNTLVDLGDWKIAPIMVDQRPQDAKPFAELFSSIDRNVPYQMSLVIDSGHDRVCQLLSRRKTFASFIAFISSENKLIRESAEELLETAIESTMVSAQITFSTWGRDIEEVRRNRSKLKTAVESWGQTQVVEERGDAIEAWFNTLPGFSAEHLATRIPLEVLEALVMSPITRPVSPWSDGTMLYRTIDEKLFPFLPGSDLQTANMEVVFAPPGFGKSFYLAASNMGLITRPGNEVLPRIGILDIGFSSAMFVELVKDSLPPHLKHLAQAFRLEMTRDYAVNFFDTPLGCQKPLSVDREYVVNMMTLLTTPAGRKEPVDRMPELISSLVDAMYDYFSEDKYPQPYEAGMDELIDEALRNNNIRLMGGESWWKVSRLLFDEGLFNDASQAQRYAVPTLNDATTVLSQETTIRDVFGSSMVGDETLINYLKVMIISAVNDYPILSQPTVFSIGEARIISIDLMSVAKDGSAQAEKRTAVMYLLGRQIICKDYYRKAEFTLPEIPHHFRDYHRRVIEKDESVPKKLCMDEFHRTTAVPMIRKQAIVDIREGRKYDVHVTLLSQLLSDFPEDLIQLINNTIILSKGIAETTLDEIKARFRPSNDAIKHMNRWLTGPGVEGSSMLYLGALKSETAPRIEQVLRLTLGGSEIWAYTTVPQDVSLRRRLRLRLA, encoded by the coding sequence ATGAGCCTTAGCTTTACTGTTGCCTCCTGGATGAACAAGCTGCTCAAGAGCAGCGTCAATCATTATTGCCAGTTCGAAACGGCCAATGACCCTTTCACCATGGTCACCCGTGAGGGTGGCCTGATGACTGCCTACGAAATCAAGGGCACATTCGGCATCATGGGGCCTGACGCCACCCGTGCACACATCGACTCACTGGTCGATTCACTTTCGTCTGCGCTGAAACGACCAGGACATCGCCTCCAGTTCGTCTTTCGCCGGGATCCGCTGAATTCCAAGCAAGCCCTGCGCAAATCGATCCAGGGCGCTATTCGCACACTGGCCACGTTGAACATGGACTTGGAGCAGATGGTGCAGGAGCGTTCGGACAAGCTGGAGAAAAAAACCGTCCTGGAAACCTGCTTCTTGGTGATCACCACCTCCGAGCGTGCCCTCCACCCGGATATCCTGGCAGGATCCAAAAAGGAGCGTGCCGAGAAGGCTAAGAGGAACGGCAACCTCAAGCCAGGCGAATTCGGCCAGTCGTTGAATGTCGAGGTGCCCGGCATTGACATGGTGCACACCGGTTTCGTGAACCAGATTATCTCGCGCCTGGAGGAGAAGCTTTCGCTGCGCAAGATGAAAACCCACGAATTCCTGCACCAGATCCGCCGTCAGATCACCCAGTATGACACTAGTGACAGCTGGAGACCGTATCTGCCGGGTGATCGCATGGCTGCTCGCCTAGAGCAGGACACCCCGGTCGAGACTGACATGTCGCACATCATGTTCCCCGATGTGGGTCAGCAGCTGTTTTCCAGGGAGCCGAAGATTGCGGCGGAGGACAACACCCTGGTCGATCTCGGCGACTGGAAGATTGCTCCGATCATGGTTGACCAGCGACCACAGGACGCCAAGCCGTTTGCCGAGCTATTCAGTTCCATCGATCGTAATGTACCGTACCAGATGTCGCTGGTGATTGACTCCGGGCATGACAGGGTCTGCCAGCTGCTCTCCCGGCGTAAAACCTTTGCCTCGTTCATTGCATTCATCTCCAGTGAAAACAAGTTGATCCGTGAGTCAGCCGAAGAGCTGCTGGAGACCGCGATCGAGAGCACGATGGTCTCGGCTCAGATCACCTTCTCCACGTGGGGGCGTGACATCGAGGAGGTGCGTCGCAACCGTTCCAAGCTGAAAACGGCGGTCGAATCCTGGGGGCAAACCCAGGTTGTCGAGGAACGCGGCGATGCGATCGAGGCGTGGTTCAACACGTTGCCCGGATTCTCGGCAGAACACCTGGCGACCCGCATCCCCCTGGAGGTGCTGGAAGCGCTGGTGATGAGCCCCATTACCCGCCCTGTTTCGCCGTGGTCGGACGGCACCATGCTGTATCGCACCATCGATGAGAAGCTCTTCCCCTTCTTGCCGGGCTCTGACCTGCAGACCGCCAACATGGAAGTTGTGTTTGCCCCGCCTGGCTTTGGCAAGTCGTTCTACCTGGCCGCGTCAAACATGGGCCTTATCACCCGCCCAGGCAACGAAGTGCTGCCACGTATCGGGATTCTCGACATCGGCTTTTCCTCGGCAATGTTCGTGGAGCTGGTGAAGGACTCCTTGCCACCGCACCTCAAGCATCTGGCCCAGGCATTCCGCCTGGAAATGACCCGTGATTACGCGGTGAACTTCTTTGACACACCACTGGGCTGCCAAAAACCCCTGAGTGTGGATCGCGAATACGTGGTCAACATGATGACGCTGCTGACCACTCCGGCAGGCCGCAAGGAGCCGGTGGATCGGATGCCGGAGCTGATCTCCAGTCTGGTTGACGCGATGTACGACTACTTCTCCGAAGACAAGTACCCGCAGCCCTACGAAGCGGGCATGGATGAGTTGATCGACGAGGCCCTCCGAAACAACAATATCCGCTTGATGGGTGGTGAATCCTGGTGGAAAGTCAGCCGGCTGCTTTTTGACGAAGGTCTGTTTAACGATGCGAGCCAGGCGCAGCGCTATGCGGTGCCGACCCTCAATGATGCCACCACAGTGCTGTCGCAAGAGACCACCATCCGCGATGTGTTCGGGTCTTCCATGGTTGGCGATGAAACGCTGATCAACTACCTCAAAGTGATGATCATTTCGGCGGTCAATGACTACCCTATCCTCTCCCAGCCAACCGTGTTCAGTATTGGTGAGGCGCGAATCATCTCCATTGACCTGATGAGTGTGGCCAAGGATGGTTCCGCCCAAGCAGAAAAACGTACGGCGGTGATGTACCTGCTGGGTCGTCAGATCATCTGCAAAGATTATTACCGCAAGGCGGAATTTACCCTCCCGGAAATCCCTCATCATTTCCGCGATTACCACAGACGGGTTATCGAAAAGGACGAGTCTGTGCCGAAAAAACTCTGCATGGACGAATTCCACCGTACCACCGCTGTGCCGATGATTCGCAAGCAGGCCATTGTCGACATTCGTGAAGGGCGAAAATATGACGTACACGTCACGCTCCTCTCTCAGTTGCTCAGTGACTTCCCTGAAGACCTGATTCAGCTGATCAACAACACGATTATCTTGTCTAAGGGTATTGCCGAAACTACGCTGGATGAAATCAAGGCGCGTTTCAGGCCTTCCAATGATGCGATCAAACACATGAACCGCTGGCTCACAGGCCCAGGCGTCGAAGGCTCCAGTATGCTCTACCTTGGAGCCCTGAAAAGTGAAACGGCGCCTCGCATTGAGCAAGTATTGAGACTGACCCTGGGCGGGAGTGAAATCTGGGCCTATACCACCGTGCCACAAGACGTGTCCCTGCGTCGCCGCCTACGTTTAAGATTGGCCTGA
- a CDS encoding type IV pilus twitching motility protein PilT: protein MEDFIVPVPPRMNSAEHVNELLYQMVQMGGSDLFIIGSGEIWVSRYGRKVKLTNRRLTDNEARDLIIALYNTNAPSMLGAAQPINDAHEFYREESGERNRYRFRLNAVGCLRNGRKSMTITLRTIPTTPPHWEVYGVEKEIIEVTRALDQGLVLVVGATGNGKSTLLASILRDRIEGPNSHTNLVTIEHPIEFVYDAIEKTNSLVTQLQVGNDVSGFHDGVVNSLRMAPNVILVGESRDLETVQASLEAAMTGHGVFSTVHANNVPETFQRLVYVYPKEMQQQARLDVLQPMKMIVAQRLIPTIDGKRTAIREVMILDQDDKDRMMESDNIASAAFKLLDSRGRPMIEDAESKYRDGIISEEVIKRMRMNYKAIKKNLG, encoded by the coding sequence ATGGAGGACTTCATAGTCCCAGTTCCGCCGCGCATGAACTCGGCGGAACATGTCAACGAGCTGTTGTATCAGATGGTGCAGATGGGAGGGTCAGACCTCTTCATCATCGGTTCGGGTGAAATCTGGGTTTCTCGCTACGGTCGGAAAGTGAAGTTGACCAACCGTCGACTGACCGACAACGAAGCCCGCGACCTGATCATTGCGCTGTACAACACCAATGCCCCTTCCATGCTCGGAGCTGCACAGCCGATCAACGATGCGCATGAGTTTTACCGCGAGGAGAGTGGCGAGCGCAATCGCTACCGCTTCCGTCTCAACGCAGTTGGCTGCCTGCGCAATGGTCGTAAGAGCATGACCATAACCCTGCGCACCATCCCCACCACCCCGCCCCACTGGGAAGTCTACGGGGTTGAGAAAGAAATCATCGAAGTGACGCGGGCGCTCGATCAGGGTCTGGTGCTGGTGGTGGGCGCCACAGGCAATGGCAAATCAACCTTGCTGGCGTCCATTCTTCGCGACCGCATCGAAGGGCCAAACAGCCATACCAACCTGGTGACTATCGAGCATCCGATTGAGTTCGTGTACGACGCAATCGAAAAAACCAACTCACTGGTGACCCAGCTGCAAGTCGGCAACGACGTGTCAGGTTTTCATGATGGCGTCGTCAACTCGCTTCGTATGGCGCCCAATGTGATTCTGGTGGGTGAGTCCCGTGACCTTGAGACCGTGCAAGCCTCCCTGGAAGCGGCGATGACTGGGCACGGGGTTTTTTCCACGGTTCACGCCAACAATGTGCCTGAGACCTTCCAGCGCCTGGTCTACGTGTACCCCAAGGAGATGCAACAGCAAGCGCGTCTTGATGTTCTCCAGCCCATGAAAATGATTGTGGCTCAGCGTTTGATTCCAACCATTGATGGCAAACGTACGGCCATTCGCGAGGTCATGATTCTTGATCAGGACGACAAGGACAGGATGATGGAGTCCGACAACATCGCCTCGGCGGCGTTCAAACTGCTCGATTCCAGGGGGCGTCCGATGATTGAAGATGCCGAGTCCAAGTACCGCGATGGCATCATTTCCGAGGAAGTCATCAAGCGCATGCGGATGAACTACAAAGCAATTAAGAAAAACCTGGGTTGA
- a CDS encoding type IV secretory system conjugative DNA transfer family protein codes for MMFKPLLLALAIGVAVPAANADELTPGVQYDNSSLQELQSLHYYKDMPLAGEDDLANKRHEAMREAAMAVGAQNGYVAEMNKLRKQLSSESKTWDMQFPFKDLMRLAAPGEKSLYFLPPVIHESNDVTAHSDDNNRIKVSGKYYDIVKKERLVTAPPDWREYLLIDLPVDVSKPVGALLPKTPQEQQLWSDWISEGWESGVLQANAEMTSRIRNLGSDINGMIRYLRLVKERKIEPSYVASQYTGRVNSGDRMHLNQRTFAITAPASFNGNEKQWVPLDLDPRGGYRTPDEVRAINQGK; via the coding sequence ATGATGTTCAAGCCCCTGCTGCTGGCCCTGGCGATCGGCGTAGCGGTTCCTGCCGCCAATGCCGATGAGTTAACACCTGGCGTTCAGTACGACAACTCCAGTCTTCAAGAGCTGCAATCGCTTCACTACTACAAAGACATGCCGCTTGCCGGCGAGGATGATCTTGCCAACAAACGCCACGAAGCGATGCGTGAGGCAGCAATGGCAGTGGGCGCCCAGAACGGTTACGTTGCGGAGATGAACAAGCTGCGTAAGCAGCTCAGCTCAGAGTCCAAGACTTGGGACATGCAGTTTCCATTCAAGGACTTGATGCGCCTGGCGGCACCAGGCGAGAAGTCCCTGTATTTCCTGCCACCGGTCATTCATGAATCCAACGATGTCACAGCACATTCCGACGACAACAACCGCATCAAGGTGTCCGGCAAGTACTATGACATTGTCAAAAAGGAGCGGTTGGTGACAGCCCCACCGGATTGGCGCGAGTATCTGCTGATTGATTTGCCGGTGGATGTGTCGAAACCCGTGGGGGCTTTGCTCCCAAAAACACCGCAGGAGCAGCAGCTGTGGTCGGACTGGATTTCGGAAGGTTGGGAATCTGGCGTGCTTCAGGCGAATGCTGAAATGACTTCTCGCATTCGAAACCTCGGCTCAGATATCAACGGCATGATTCGCTATCTCAGGCTGGTCAAAGAGCGCAAGATCGAGCCCTCCTACGTCGCCTCGCAGTACACGGGTCGTGTCAATTCGGGTGATCGTATGCACCTGAACCAGCGAACTTTTGCGATTACCGCACCAGCCTCGTTCAACGGAAATGAAAAGCAATGGGTGCCGCTGGATCTGGATCCACGTGGCGGCTACCGCACCCCTGATGAGGTTCGCGCCATCAACCAGGGCAAGTGA
- a CDS encoding DotG/IcmE/VirB10 family protein: MGTLANISANITTKARLMIGISIVLVFVIVLSAYLRISSKDEKPTEAVASLESAPTDKEIHKDKASDKLIFDENTEVAKNYQQDNQKRAEEAAKGKDSHVETLRVNVGDVGAAPKIEPKSEPAAPMNLQQLVNERNAQAEIASAKVQTQRAQRAANIQENPWKAFLDEEKKSVTEFEVSFAAKVDEIQTDAMTLAAKPQYDSSQQVPVKSTTANTGTSTADSGYSRYLNPGKFNTSNSVDGAVAQQQPANMDDESPEDEDGDAQVRGSDYPSERIAKASITKQVPVGSISVGQTFYSVLQIGVDTDEISPVRAVTVQKGLLEGAVLTGEPVRTGQKAKIQFSNMSWKGKNYSINAIALDPETYRSGLADSVDNHTFERYSKLAIASFVDGYADALQDTQTVTNTDGSSSTQTNALPDAADQIKMGIGKMGEKFSPIFEREFDRPPTVTVEANKSIIVMFMATVDLAKAK, from the coding sequence ATGGGTACATTAGCTAATATCAGCGCCAACATCACCACCAAAGCCCGACTGATGATTGGTATCAGTATTGTCCTCGTGTTCGTGATCGTGCTTTCTGCTTACCTGCGGATCTCCAGTAAAGATGAGAAACCAACCGAAGCGGTGGCCAGCCTGGAATCGGCGCCGACCGACAAGGAAATTCACAAGGACAAAGCATCGGACAAGCTCATTTTCGATGAAAATACCGAGGTTGCAAAAAACTATCAGCAGGACAATCAAAAACGTGCTGAAGAGGCCGCCAAGGGCAAGGATAGCCATGTGGAAACCCTGCGGGTTAACGTAGGCGATGTTGGGGCTGCGCCAAAGATCGAGCCAAAATCTGAGCCTGCCGCCCCCATGAATCTGCAGCAATTGGTGAATGAGCGAAACGCTCAGGCTGAAATTGCATCTGCTAAAGTGCAAACACAGCGGGCCCAGCGGGCGGCCAACATCCAGGAAAACCCGTGGAAAGCGTTCCTGGATGAGGAGAAAAAGAGCGTCACCGAGTTTGAGGTGAGCTTTGCTGCCAAAGTGGACGAGATCCAAACCGACGCCATGACCCTGGCGGCAAAACCTCAGTACGATTCATCACAGCAGGTTCCAGTCAAGAGCACCACCGCCAACACTGGCACTAGTACTGCGGATTCCGGCTACAGCAGGTATCTGAACCCCGGCAAATTCAACACCTCCAATTCGGTGGATGGTGCTGTAGCCCAGCAACAGCCCGCCAACATGGATGATGAGTCTCCTGAGGACGAGGATGGCGATGCCCAGGTGCGTGGCAGTGATTACCCGAGCGAGCGAATCGCAAAGGCTTCGATCACCAAGCAGGTTCCAGTGGGTTCGATCAGCGTCGGCCAGACCTTCTACTCGGTTCTGCAGATCGGTGTCGATACCGATGAAATCAGCCCCGTGCGTGCGGTAACCGTGCAAAAAGGCCTGCTCGAAGGTGCAGTCCTGACTGGTGAGCCTGTACGCACTGGCCAAAAAGCCAAGATCCAGTTTTCGAACATGAGCTGGAAAGGCAAGAACTACAGCATCAACGCCATTGCTCTCGATCCGGAAACGTACCGCTCTGGCCTGGCCGATAGCGTGGACAATCACACGTTCGAGCGTTACAGCAAGCTGGCCATCGCGTCATTTGTCGATGGCTATGCCGATGCTTTGCAGGATACTCAGACGGTGACTAACACGGATGGCAGTTCCTCGACCCAAACAAATGCCCTTCCTGATGCTGCCGACCAAATAAAAATGGGCATCGGCAAGATGGGAGAAAAATTCTCGCCAATCTTCGAGCGAGAGTTCGACCGACCACCAACCGTCACGGTTGAAGCGAATAAGAGCATTATTGTGATGTTCATGGCAACGGTCGATCTGGCCAAGGCCAAATAA
- the icmT gene encoding IcmT/TraK family protein, translated as MPAHYITRRPKLGPIDAQAVYPILLWMIHPRVWTAYILLVAILFLWMLARRGITISMMMRIFRRWIVGKRRQIRSPWRRPMAL; from the coding sequence ATGCCTGCCCATTACATCACCCGAAGACCCAAGCTGGGCCCCATCGACGCGCAAGCGGTTTACCCTATTCTCCTGTGGATGATTCACCCACGGGTGTGGACGGCGTACATCCTTCTCGTTGCAATCCTGTTCCTTTGGATGCTGGCTCGTCGTGGCATCACCATCTCAATGATGATGCGCATTTTCCGTCGATGGATCGTCGGCAAACGGCGGCAGATTCGCTCGCCCTGGCGGCGACCAATGGCTTTATGA
- the pilO2 gene encoding type 4b pilus protein PilO2 yields MERIFDVGGKRFITGLEWVPLTGKDVNLAAKVKAKSAGVRFGVLRTIEIEDVSTVNQVGLSHQKLKGVFYSAAGHLATHHQSFISIEKLGDDSYWLCVAQDGRVLPGFDTIASSTEIKSLFQELSQEISLEYMKLLMQSSVAMELDVDTFGLSNLTNQSPLDALAEESPGESAKIRNLIGIPSAVYLGAALVAVVALMGGFWKYQEIQKQRELDALIAQDQADLGKIESQVTVEKVIAKGPTDEELLRRARQEEITWLRDSFNHLNTLPALKQFYFLNKELPRFINGWQLATVRFDAESSNQMSALWVRQSYGTPQLLREAFGSEVSMSFTPEMGKSRTGHKISLGSRGVDDILGYLRSKGIGHQAFATDLFNNKLDFVSTVTQQKDRKQPIEGLKNPAMTNMAQLVMKTRQFEITGDSLDRFTVLMGVMQRAENFLPQSIELNRSQTSVKWKLTGTLYEE; encoded by the coding sequence ATGGAGCGCATCTTTGATGTAGGGGGTAAGCGTTTCATTACCGGTCTTGAGTGGGTTCCACTGACCGGTAAGGACGTGAACCTGGCCGCGAAGGTAAAGGCTAAGAGTGCCGGGGTGCGCTTCGGCGTGCTTCGCACCATTGAAATTGAAGACGTCAGCACGGTGAATCAGGTGGGCCTGTCCCACCAGAAGCTCAAGGGGGTCTTCTACTCGGCGGCGGGGCACCTGGCCACCCATCATCAGTCGTTTATCTCGATCGAGAAACTCGGCGATGACAGCTACTGGCTGTGCGTAGCCCAGGACGGTCGGGTCTTGCCGGGCTTTGATACCATCGCCTCCAGCACGGAAATCAAGTCGCTGTTTCAGGAGTTATCCCAGGAGATATCCCTGGAATACATGAAGTTACTGATGCAATCGTCAGTGGCCATGGAGCTCGATGTTGACACCTTTGGCCTGTCCAACCTCACTAACCAGAGCCCTTTGGACGCTTTGGCGGAAGAAAGCCCAGGTGAGAGTGCCAAGATCCGGAACCTGATTGGCATTCCGAGTGCTGTGTACCTGGGGGCGGCGCTGGTTGCGGTTGTGGCCTTGATGGGGGGTTTTTGGAAGTATCAGGAAATCCAGAAGCAGCGTGAACTCGATGCCTTGATTGCCCAGGATCAAGCTGACCTGGGAAAAATCGAGTCACAAGTGACGGTGGAGAAGGTTATTGCGAAAGGCCCGACAGATGAAGAGTTGTTGCGCCGTGCACGCCAAGAGGAAATCACCTGGTTGCGCGATAGCTTCAACCACCTGAACACCCTGCCAGCGCTCAAGCAGTTTTATTTCCTGAACAAGGAGCTGCCGCGTTTCATCAACGGCTGGCAGCTGGCAACTGTACGTTTCGACGCCGAAAGCAGCAACCAGATGTCCGCGCTTTGGGTGCGCCAGTCCTATGGGACACCCCAGCTGCTGCGCGAAGCCTTCGGCAGCGAAGTGTCAATGTCATTCACTCCGGAAATGGGTAAGTCACGTACCGGGCACAAGATTTCGCTCGGGTCGCGTGGGGTTGATGATATTCTTGGCTATCTCAGGAGCAAGGGTATTGGCCACCAGGCTTTTGCGACTGATTTGTTCAACAACAAGCTGGATTTTGTCTCGACGGTTACTCAGCAGAAAGACCGCAAGCAACCGATTGAGGGGTTGAAAAACCCCGCCATGACGAACATGGCCCAGTTGGTGATGAAGACCCGCCAATTCGAGATTACTGGCGACAGCCTGGATCGATTTACTGTCCTGATGGGTGTGATGCAGCGAGCTGAAAACTTCCTGCCTCAGTCCATCGAACTGAACCGTTCGCAAACATCTGTGAAATGGAAACTCACCGGCACTTTGTACGAAGAATGA
- a CDS encoding DotD/TraH family lipoprotein (Members of this family include DotD of type IVB secretion systems and TraH of plasmid conjugative plasmid systems, both lipoproteins.) produces MNRKFSLALSVLALSVTLGGCASNQTARSTNVLVTPPVNPLDELRAVAIETRDELRLLAKVNDAVNAPSLTKEQHAQMYFQSTHVPKSFERIASFSYTGTVTKTAEALAKMAGYKFRKPSVNMPNEPWATINIVNQPLNDALRELGVQSGSSIRVEVLEQANVINLVYKN; encoded by the coding sequence ATGAACCGTAAATTTTCCCTTGCTCTGAGCGTACTGGCGTTGAGCGTGACCCTTGGGGGCTGCGCCAGCAACCAGACGGCGCGTTCCACCAATGTTCTGGTGACGCCCCCTGTGAATCCACTTGATGAACTCAGGGCTGTCGCCATTGAAACCCGTGATGAGCTGCGCCTGCTGGCCAAGGTCAATGACGCCGTGAATGCGCCTTCCTTGACCAAGGAGCAGCATGCCCAGATGTACTTTCAGTCCACCCATGTTCCCAAGAGCTTCGAGCGCATAGCGAGTTTCTCTTACACCGGCACGGTCACCAAGACCGCCGAAGCCCTGGCCAAGATGGCCGGCTACAAGTTCCGCAAGCCTAGCGTCAACATGCCCAACGAACCGTGGGCCACCATCAACATTGTCAACCAGCCGCTCAACGATGCCTTGCGTGAGCTTGGTGTTCAGTCTGGATCATCCATTCGCGTGGAAGTGCTTGAGCAGGCGAACGTGATCAACCTGGTTTACAAAAACTAA
- a CDS encoding toxin co-regulated pilus biosynthesis Q family protein codes for MPRKLKLLTAALIGAACSNAVHAELYISPVVRDSVTYQKPADVPAPAPSFTDLTKAPVPYNPAPAVPVPAPATQKVVGTSTVHGKFEMESTKRTGEMSFGKNVPLFAALENLVPNSKSWSIVFEPGTENTPVSWRDAANWRDALDQISKNNRLVIAVNEQAKRISVSRTADMAQKLAQPGSQVWTLKAGKSLRENLNDWAAKANWQIDWSKTEMNYPIDHTATLVGPFAGKGGVLDRVLSATADRQTPLTGRFYRGNNVVVITEAGYSPEHQPGTPMTDTEAY; via the coding sequence ATGCCCCGCAAGCTGAAACTTCTGACGGCTGCGCTCATCGGTGCGGCATGCTCAAACGCAGTGCACGCTGAGCTTTACATCTCCCCCGTCGTGCGGGACAGCGTAACCTACCAAAAGCCCGCTGACGTTCCGGCTCCAGCGCCCTCTTTCACCGATCTGACCAAGGCGCCCGTGCCGTATAACCCTGCGCCAGCCGTACCGGTACCCGCGCCTGCCACCCAGAAAGTGGTGGGCACCTCAACCGTGCATGGCAAATTCGAGATGGAGTCGACCAAGCGCACCGGGGAAATGTCGTTCGGCAAGAATGTGCCGTTGTTCGCCGCTCTTGAAAATCTAGTGCCGAACAGCAAGTCGTGGTCGATTGTTTTCGAACCAGGCACTGAAAACACCCCTGTTTCCTGGCGTGACGCAGCCAACTGGCGCGATGCGCTTGACCAGATTTCGAAAAACAACCGCCTGGTCATTGCGGTCAATGAGCAAGCCAAGCGCATTTCGGTATCTCGCACTGCCGACATGGCACAAAAACTCGCCCAGCCCGGTTCCCAGGTGTGGACGCTGAAGGCCGGCAAGTCGTTGCGCGAAAATCTCAACGACTGGGCTGCCAAGGCAAACTGGCAGATCGACTGGTCGAAAACCGAAATGAACTACCCCATCGACCATACCGCCACCCTGGTTGGCCCGTTTGCAGGCAAAGGTGGCGTGCTTGACCGTGTGTTAAGTGCGACAGCCGATCGCCAGACGCCGCTGACAGGCCGTTTCTATCGTGGCAACAACGTAGTGGTCATCACCGAAGCCGGATACAGCCCAGAGCATCAGCCGGGCACTCCGATGACTGATACCGAAGCCTATTAA